The Micropterus dolomieu isolate WLL.071019.BEF.003 ecotype Adirondacks linkage group LG22, ASM2129224v1, whole genome shotgun sequence genome contains a region encoding:
- the lrrc4.2 gene encoding leucine-rich repeat-containing protein 4.2 codes for MSPLGQVSVQPTWNAALLAVLSLMVPALSMCQSTGPALGSANPQNCPGVCSCTNQLGKVVCTRRGLIRVPPNIPANTRYLNLMENSIETIQADTFRHLHHLEVLQLGRNAIRQIEVGAFNGLTSLNTLELFDNRLTVIPSGAFEYLSKLRELWLRNNPIESIPSYAFNRVPSLMRLDLGELRKLEYISDGAFEGLQNLKYLNLGMCNLREFPHLSPLVGLEELEISENVFPELKPGAFRGLKNLRKLWIMNSAITTIERNAFDDITALVELNLAHNNLSSLPHNLFTPLQYLVELHLHHNPWRCDCDVVWLSWWLREYIPTNSTCCGRCHTPAHMRGRYLVEVDQTTFQCSAPFILDAPRDLNISAARVAELKCRTAAMSSVRWLLPNGTVLTHGSAHPRISVLNDGTLNFSNILPSDTGVYTCMVSNMAGNSNASAYLNVSNAELNTSNLSYFTTVTVEVLEPTVEETPKPKPTIPASPSVFQPVFISTPTVLFQNTQTPRQVSIPTARVPSGPATSLDEVMKTTKIIIGCFVAVTLLAAAMLIAFYKLRKRHQQRSTVAAARTIEIIQMEEEVPPVPPPTSGSSGSDDTGLVLPTLVEHNSNTFKPGYVSSSSSRQGGYGAHWTQNNSLHRSVRQHHSHISTIADPYIIKTSHGKEKVQETQI; via the coding sequence ATGAGTCCTCTGGGCCAGGTTAGTGTGCAGCCTACCTGGAACGCAGCCCTGCTCGCCGTGCTCTCCCTCATGGTGCCTGCTCTCAGTATGTGCCAGTCCACAGGCCCCGCATTGGGCTCGGCTAACCCACAAAACTGTCCAGGTGTGTGCTCCTGCACTAACCAGCTCGGCAAGGTGGTGTGTACCCGCCGAGGCCTGATTAGGGTTCCTCCTAACATCCCAGCGAACACCAGGTACCTGAATCTGATGGAAAACAGCATAGAGACTATACAGGCAGATACCTTCAGGCACCTGCATCACCTGGAGGTACTGCAGTTGGGCAGAAATGCTATCAGACAGATTGAAGTGGGGGCTTTCAATGGCCTGACCAGCCTCAATACCCTGGAGCTGTTTGACAACAGACTGACAGTCATACCCAGTGGAGCTTTTGAGTACCTGTCAAAGTTGAGAGAGTTGTGGCTTAGAAACAATCCCATTGAGAGCATCCCCTCTTATGCCTTCAATCGTGTCCCCTCCCTCATGAGACTGGACCTGGGAGAACTGAGGAAGTTGGAGTACATCTCTGATGGGGCATTTGAGGGTCTTCAAAACCTCAAGTACCTAAACTTGGGCATGTGCAACCTGAGGGAGTTTCCTCATCTTTCACCACTGGTAGGATTGGAGGAACTAGAAATATCAGAGAATGTTTTCCCTGAACTGAAGCCTGGGGCCTTCCGTGGGCTTAAGAATTTACGTAAACTGTGGATTATGAACTCTGCTATCACAACTATTGAGAGGAATGCatttgatgacatcacagcCTTGGTGGAGCTGAATTTAGCCCATAATAACCTGTCATCCCTCCCCCATAATCTTTTCACCCCTCTACAGTACCTGGTGGAGCTACACCTGCACCACAACCCTTGGCGATGTGACTGTGATGTAGTGTGGCTCTCCTGGTGGCTCAGAGAATACATTCCCACAAATTCCACCTGCTGTGGACGCTGCCACACCCCAGCCCACATGAGAGGACGATACTTGGTGGAAGTTGATCAGACCACCTTTCAGTGTTCAGCACCATTCATACTCGATGCTCCTAGAGATCTCAACATCTCAGCAGCAAGGGTGGCAGAACTGAAGTGTCGCACAGCTGCCATGAGCTCAGTCCGATGGCTTCTCCCCAATGGGACTGTATTGACCCATGGCTCAGCTCACCCACGGATATCTGTCCTTAATGATGGGACACTCAACTTCTCCAACATCCTCCCATCAGACACAGGGGTCTACACCTGCATGGTGAGCAACATGGCAGGAAATTCCAATGCTTCAGCCTATCTAAATGTCAGCAATGCAGAACTCAACACATCTAATCTGTCCTATTTTACCACTGTAACTGTGGAAGTTTTGGAGCCCACAGTGGAGGAGACCCCTAAACCCAAGCCTACTATCCCTGCCTCGCCCTCTGTCTTTCAGCCTGTCTTCATCTCCACACCTACTGTGTTGTTCCAAAACACTCAGACTCCAAGGCAGGTGTCAATCCCCACTGCCAGAGTCCCTAGTGGACCAGCCACCAGCCTGGATGAGGTGATGAAAACCACCAAAATCATCATTGGCTGTTTTGTTGCTGTTACCTTGCTGGCAGCCGCCATGTTGATAGCATTCTATAAGTTGCGTAAGCGGCATCAACAGAGGAGCACGGTGGCAGCAGCCAGGACCATAGAAATCATACAGATGGAGGAAGAAGTTCCTCCTGTTCCACCACCCACCTCCGGATCTAGTGGCTCTGATGACACAGGGTTGGTATTGCCTACATTAGTagaacacaacagcaacaccTTTAAGCCTGGGTAcgtgtcctcctcctcatcccgCCAAGGGGGCTACGGAGCCCactggacccagaacaactctctcCATCGCTCAGTCAGACAGCATCACAGCCACATCAGCACCATTGCTGATCCCTACATCATTAAGACTTCTCATGGCAAGGAGAAGGTTCAAGAGACTCAGATCTGA